A portion of the Streptomyces rishiriensis genome contains these proteins:
- a CDS encoding DUF6417 family protein, which yields MDGYEHLDLDEIGFAPMEHDTERLRLLTLDEAYELVRVLRTAAEEGGAAARDADRLAREIARASRRKADTALAAGGTNSAPMPSCHEGARCYSLSGDGRPGHGDDLGGKPAAARAVGSIQPST from the coding sequence GACGGTTACGAACACCTTGACCTCGATGAGATCGGCTTCGCGCCCATGGAGCACGACACCGAGCGGTTGCGCCTGCTGACGCTTGACGAGGCGTATGAGCTGGTCAGAGTGCTGCGCACAGCCGCTGAGGAAGGCGGAGCGGCCGCGCGGGACGCGGACCGCCTGGCGCGCGAGATCGCGCGCGCATCCCGACGAAAAGCTGACACGGCGCTGGCCGCAGGCGGCACAAATTCTGCTCCCATGCCCAGCTGCCATGAGGGCGCACGCTGTTACTCACTTTCGGGTGATGGCCGGCCGGGCCACGGTGACGATCTCGGGGGAAAACCAGCTGCTGCAAGGGCTGTGGGATCCATCCAGCCGTCAACATGA